A genomic stretch from Coregonus clupeaformis isolate EN_2021a chromosome 23, ASM2061545v1, whole genome shotgun sequence includes:
- the LOC121536353 gene encoding histidine-rich glycoprotein-like — translation MVPKSVDIGGRVSIGGRVSIGGRVSIGGRVSIGGRVSIGEGVTDHYHHDPSANTDHYHHDPSANTDHYHHDPSANTDHYHHDPSANTDHYRHDPSANTDHYHHDPSANTDHYHHDPSANTDHYHHDPSANTDHYHHDPSANTDHYHYDPSAKTDHYHLDPSANTDHYHLDPSANTDHYHHDPSANTDHYRHDPSANTDHYHHSPSTNTDHYHHDPSAKTDHYHHDPSANTDHYRHDPSANTDHYRHDPSANTDHYHHDPSANTDHYRHDPSANTDHYRHDPSANTDHYHHDPSANTDHYHHSPSANTTNFHNRSHTTEIFVTD, via the exons atgGTGCCCAAATCGGTGGACATCGGTGGACGTGTGAGCATCGGTGGACGTGTGAGCATCGGTGGACGTGTGAGCATCGGTGGACGTGTGAGCATCGGTGGACGTGTGAGCATCGGTGAGGGAG TCACAGACCACTATCACCACGACCCCTCAGCCAACACAGACCACTATCACCACGACCCCTCAGCCAACACAGACCACTATCACCACGACCCCTCAGCCAACACAGACCACTATCACCACGACCCCTCAGCCAACACAGACCACTATCGCCATGACCCCTCAGCCAACACAGACCACTATCACCACGACCCCTCAGCCAACACAGACCACTATCACCACGACCCCTCAGCCAACACAGACCACTATCACCACGACCCCTCAGCCAACACAGACCACTATCACCACGACCCCTCAGCCAACACAGACCACTATCACTACGACCCCTCAGCCAAGACAGACCACTATCACCTCGACCCCTCAGCCAACACAGACCACTATCACCTCGACCCCTCAGCCAACACAGATCACTATCACCACGACCCCTCAGCCAACACAGACCACTATCGGCACGACCCCTCAGCCAACACAGACCACTATCACCACAGCCCCTCAACCAACACAGACCACTATCACCACGACCCCTCAGCCAAGACAGACCACTATCACCACGACCCCTCAGCCAACACAGACCACTATCGGCACGACCCCTCAGCCAACACAGACCACTATCGCCACGACCCCTCAGCCAACACAGACCACTATCACCACGACCCCTCAGCCAACACAGACCACTATCGGCACGACCCCTCAGCCAACACAGACCACTATCGCCACGACCCCTCAGCCAACACAGACCACTATCACCACGACCCCTCAGCCAACACAGACCACTATCACCACAGCCCCTCAGCCAACACAACTAATTTCCATAACCGTTCACAC ACCACAGAGATCTTTGTGACTGATTAG